The following proteins come from a genomic window of Brevibacillus antibioticus:
- a CDS encoding PH domain-containing protein: protein MFGKLAADALGLSNVGIVVKPADYDKVDADDYIMHEDNEKIYFLIKSKSDEYCFTNLGLVHLDGTSATSKKRMLRRYSYHTHPISNVYLETAGTVDLDVEIKFTMGNEHYSIDVNKKHLEELKDLYKALVKIASTMHDNELALQHAKESLHVAQSTLGRVTGQQADVASQFKSINQYTFDWLEDIRYKYVVKDFGKVFEKYIHN, encoded by the coding sequence ATGTTTGGAAAGCTTGCAGCAGACGCGCTCGGCTTGAGCAATGTGGGAATTGTGGTAAAACCAGCGGATTACGACAAGGTGGACGCTGATGATTACATCATGCATGAGGACAATGAGAAAATCTATTTTTTGATCAAATCAAAGTCCGACGAATATTGCTTCACCAATCTGGGACTAGTGCATCTGGATGGAACGAGTGCCACCAGCAAAAAACGCATGTTGCGCCGCTATTCCTACCATACACACCCGATCTCTAACGTGTATCTGGAAACAGCCGGAACCGTCGATTTGGATGTGGAAATCAAGTTCACGATGGGCAATGAGCACTACTCGATCGATGTAAACAAAAAGCATTTGGAGGAATTAAAAGACCTCTACAAAGCACTTGTGAAGATCGCCTCGACTATGCACGATAACGAACTTGCGCTCCAACATGCAAAAGAAAGCCTCCACGTCGCCCAAAGCACACTGGGGCGCGTAACTGGGCAACAAGCAGACGTAGCTTCACAATTCAAGTCCATCAACCAATACACCTTCGATTGGCTGGAGGACATCCGATACAAGTATGTCGTCAAAGATTTTGGTAAAGTCTTTGAAAAATATATTCATAACTAA
- the argH gene encoding argininosuccinate lyase, whose translation MNYRERIFQQEGASFPGKTYVEAVLEPAFNEAKHHLLHPMMAINKAHLIMLREQELLTDDEAKRIAGALCGIEMEELRQSHYTGQFEDLFFQVESRLLELAPDVAGNLHLARSRNDMGITIYRMVLREKLLVTLASALYLKEHLLLFANEHVDTIMIGYTHTQQAQPTTMAHYIMAATDMLSRDIKRLIQAYHTVNRSPMGAAALTTSGFAISRERMCELLGFDELVENSYDAVCGADYLGEVATAVQLAAINLGRTVQDMLLWCTQEFAGLKVASPYVQISSIMPQKRNPVSFEHMRSLLSSAAGNATTVLTMMHNTPFGDIVDTEDDMQPYAWRSMGVLEQMYRLMASVVGTMEVNKDVLLERAKGSFATVTELADTLVRTDQLSFRKSHHIVSRVVKEAMSEQLAANQISLELVNRAAVEVIGRELSLTAEELRLALDPVHFVMIRNLPGGPNPEEMKRMIAARQAVLQQETEWLAQKKQAIANVMKGLDHLTAEWSVG comes from the coding sequence ATGAATTATAGAGAGCGAATTTTTCAACAGGAGGGAGCCAGTTTCCCTGGCAAGACATACGTGGAGGCTGTTTTGGAGCCTGCGTTCAATGAAGCGAAGCACCATCTTCTGCATCCGATGATGGCGATCAACAAGGCGCATTTGATCATGCTTCGTGAACAGGAATTGCTCACAGACGATGAGGCCAAAAGAATTGCTGGTGCACTGTGTGGGATCGAAATGGAAGAGCTGCGCCAATCGCATTACACCGGGCAGTTTGAAGATTTGTTCTTTCAGGTAGAGAGCCGTTTGCTGGAACTGGCTCCTGATGTGGCAGGAAATCTGCATCTGGCTCGCAGTCGCAACGACATGGGGATTACCATTTACCGCATGGTGCTGCGTGAAAAATTGTTAGTGACCTTGGCTTCCGCCCTCTATCTGAAAGAGCATTTGCTCCTCTTTGCAAATGAGCATGTGGATACGATTATGATTGGCTACACACATACACAGCAGGCACAGCCGACGACAATGGCGCATTATATCATGGCGGCTACTGACATGCTCAGCCGCGATATCAAGCGACTGATCCAAGCCTATCACACAGTCAATCGCTCACCAATGGGGGCAGCAGCCTTGACGACTTCTGGCTTTGCGATCAGCCGGGAGCGGATGTGCGAATTGCTCGGATTTGATGAGTTGGTGGAAAATTCCTATGATGCAGTCTGCGGCGCGGATTATTTAGGGGAGGTAGCGACAGCCGTACAATTGGCAGCCATTAATTTGGGGCGTACGGTTCAAGATATGCTGCTCTGGTGCACACAGGAATTCGCGGGGTTAAAAGTCGCGAGTCCATATGTGCAGATCAGCTCCATCATGCCGCAAAAGCGCAATCCGGTTTCCTTTGAACATATGCGCTCTCTGTTGTCCAGCGCAGCAGGCAATGCGACGACAGTGCTTACGATGATGCACAATACGCCTTTTGGCGATATCGTGGATACCGAGGATGACATGCAGCCATACGCATGGCGGAGCATGGGCGTGCTCGAGCAGATGTATCGCTTGATGGCGAGCGTTGTGGGGACGATGGAAGTGAACAAGGACGTCCTATTGGAGCGGGCAAAGGGTAGCTTTGCGACCGTCACTGAGCTAGCGGATACATTGGTGCGCACGGATCAGCTTTCATTCCGCAAATCTCATCACATCGTGAGTCGTGTGGTAAAAGAAGCGATGAGTGAGCAACTCGCTGCAAACCAAATCAGCTTGGAGCTGGTAAACCGTGCAGCCGTGGAAGTAATCGGGCGGGAGCTGTCGCTCACAGCAGAAGAGCTCAGACTGGCGCTTGACCCGGTTCATTTTGTAATGATCCGCAACCTTCCTGGTGGACCAAATCCAGAGGAAATGAAGCGCATGATCGCCGCTCGCCAAGCTGTTCTCCAGCAGGAAACAGAATGGCTGGCACAGAAAAAACAGGCGATTGCGAATGTGATGAAAGGGCTTGATCATTTGACAGCTGAATGGAGTGTGGGGTAA
- a CDS encoding N-acetylglucosamine kinase encodes MAVVRIPLLAVDGGGTKCLAVLVDRSRNEIGAGRSGSCNYQGIGEEAAARELVAAINQALDDAIARQTVAPFMSSTPTPDEPIEWEIECAVFGIAGLDTEYDRQVISRMVSKVLHQLGIRVQHLIVENDGFAALLGATGGKPGILVIAGTGSIAFGVNDEQETARAGGWGHRVGDEGSGYWIGKQAIMAVLKAADGRGEPTVLKELLLPHVGLGRVDELFNWTYSEHYSVEKVGELSPLVSQAALAGDKVAVAILQVAGEELFDAARAVIDTLQMKAKPFQMIMQGGVLQNDDRVREIVVERVRVYASQVVIENAKNDPIYGVIAKGLAYLERQSGGK; translated from the coding sequence ATGGCAGTGGTGCGAATACCTCTTCTGGCAGTGGACGGAGGGGGCACCAAGTGTCTGGCGGTACTGGTGGACCGCTCCAGAAATGAAATCGGTGCAGGACGCTCCGGTTCATGCAATTATCAAGGGATCGGGGAGGAAGCGGCAGCTCGTGAGTTGGTTGCAGCGATCAACCAAGCTCTGGACGATGCGATTGCTCGTCAAACAGTTGCCCCCTTTATGAGCAGCACACCGACACCAGATGAACCAATCGAATGGGAAATCGAGTGCGCGGTGTTCGGGATCGCTGGCCTCGACACAGAGTATGATCGACAGGTAATCTCGCGGATGGTGAGCAAGGTGCTGCACCAGCTCGGCATTCGCGTCCAGCACCTGATTGTGGAAAACGACGGGTTTGCGGCATTGCTCGGTGCGACCGGAGGCAAACCCGGCATTCTGGTCATCGCAGGCACAGGCTCGATTGCCTTTGGTGTAAACGATGAACAGGAAACAGCGCGAGCAGGAGGCTGGGGGCATCGGGTCGGTGACGAGGGCAGCGGCTACTGGATCGGCAAGCAAGCGATTATGGCGGTCTTAAAAGCAGCGGATGGCCGCGGCGAGCCGACCGTACTGAAGGAGCTGCTCCTTCCACACGTTGGACTCGGACGCGTAGATGAATTATTTAACTGGACGTACAGTGAGCATTATTCCGTAGAGAAGGTAGGAGAGCTATCGCCGTTGGTCAGCCAGGCTGCACTTGCCGGAGATAAGGTGGCAGTAGCTATCTTACAGGTCGCAGGCGAGGAGCTTTTCGATGCTGCTCGGGCGGTCATTGATACGTTGCAAATGAAAGCCAAGCCGTTTCAGATGATTATGCAGGGAGGCGTTTTGCAAAACGATGATCGCGTGCGAGAGATCGTCGTAGAGCGCGTCCGAGTGTATGCTTCGCAGGTCGTCATCGAAAATGCGAAAAACGATCCGATTTACGGTGTCATAGCAAAAGGATTGGCTTATCTAGAACGCCAATCGGGCGGTAAGTGA
- a CDS encoding RidA family protein, which translates to MNRRKVFTGSPWEPVVGYCRAIRVGDRIEVAGTTAMKDGEVVGVDDAYEQTRFILETIEKALRELDADLSHVVRTRMFVTDISKWEEIGKAHGEFFREIQPVATMVEVKALIDPRLLVEIEVEAIV; encoded by the coding sequence ATGAATCGAAGGAAAGTGTTCACGGGTTCACCTTGGGAACCTGTCGTGGGCTATTGCCGCGCAATTCGAGTCGGCGACCGTATTGAAGTGGCTGGCACTACGGCCATGAAGGACGGGGAAGTCGTTGGTGTGGACGATGCCTATGAACAAACGCGGTTCATCCTGGAGACGATTGAAAAAGCATTGCGAGAATTAGATGCTGATTTGTCTCATGTGGTCAGAACACGGATGTTTGTGACGGATATCAGCAAGTGGGAAGAGATCGGAAAAGCACATGGAGAGTTTTTCCGCGAGATTCAGCCTGTCGCTACAATGGTTGAGGTCAAGGCATTGATTGACCCGCGTCTGCTCGTTGAAATTGAAGTAGAAGCCATTGTTTAG
- a CDS encoding PIG-L deacetylase family protein has product MKKVMVVFPHPDDESFACGGTLAKCKDAGHETCYLCITSGCKGRSGPFDIDCREKLAKHRELELKTAAEVLGISRLDLFRYPDGSLQNADLDELVAKIQEAIEEWKPHVVVTFPPDGVTGHPDHIVTCEATTRAVVQAEASLTQAEYPDLYYVSIPHYYDHCPDHGPKPAVPITGKVDISGYRIQKGEALKAHLSQEYSVNRAYPGVIDGDFGVIGCYEYFTLVRSAGKAIEPVSAGGSIPLIDL; this is encoded by the coding sequence ATGAAAAAAGTAATGGTTGTGTTTCCCCATCCGGACGATGAGTCTTTTGCCTGCGGGGGAACTTTGGCAAAGTGCAAGGACGCCGGACATGAAACGTGTTATTTGTGCATTACTTCCGGCTGCAAAGGACGCAGCGGTCCATTCGATATCGATTGCAGAGAAAAGCTGGCAAAACATCGAGAGCTAGAGCTGAAAACAGCGGCGGAAGTGCTCGGAATCAGTCGTCTCGACTTGTTCCGGTACCCGGATGGTTCCTTGCAAAATGCCGATTTGGATGAGCTGGTGGCTAAGATTCAAGAAGCGATAGAGGAATGGAAGCCCCATGTCGTCGTTACGTTTCCGCCGGACGGGGTAACGGGTCATCCCGATCATATCGTCACGTGCGAGGCGACGACACGAGCGGTCGTACAAGCGGAAGCGAGCTTGACGCAGGCAGAATATCCAGATCTGTACTATGTTTCGATCCCGCACTACTACGATCATTGCCCGGATCATGGTCCAAAGCCAGCGGTTCCGATTACAGGCAAGGTCGATATCTCGGGCTATCGGATACAAAAAGGGGAGGCGCTGAAGGCTCACTTAAGCCAGGAGTATTCCGTGAATCGCGCTTATCCGGGTGTGATCGATGGGGACTTTGGTGTCATTGGCTGCTATGAGTACTTTACATTGGTGCGGTCGGCGGGCAAGGCGATCGAGCCCGTTAGTGCGGGTGGGAGTATTCCTCTCATTGATCTGTAA
- a CDS encoding nitroreductase family protein — MSVLEALKNRRAVRNYIPKEVETEKIQALLDCAVLAPNDRLRQPWHFYVIRGEAKLRFEEIAKEFLLERFPTKPNLVQDSLAVLEKTPLVIVATADVIPGDEASSEDNEYAVCCAIHSMWLAAKELGLGMVWRTRGVGLVRDERLLQFLGSPENKKVVGTLFIGYPEADTPETSRVAAEEKTTWL, encoded by the coding sequence ATGTCCGTACTAGAGGCACTCAAAAACAGAAGAGCCGTGCGTAACTATATTCCAAAAGAAGTAGAAACCGAAAAAATCCAAGCGTTGCTAGATTGCGCAGTGTTAGCTCCGAACGACCGCTTGCGTCAACCGTGGCATTTTTATGTGATCAGAGGAGAAGCGAAGCTGCGGTTCGAGGAAATCGCGAAGGAGTTTTTGCTGGAGCGTTTTCCGACCAAGCCGAATCTCGTACAGGATTCCTTGGCCGTCCTGGAAAAAACACCGCTCGTCATTGTTGCCACCGCTGATGTGATCCCAGGGGATGAAGCATCCTCAGAGGATAATGAATACGCGGTTTGCTGCGCGATTCACTCCATGTGGCTGGCAGCAAAGGAACTGGGACTGGGCATGGTTTGGCGCACGAGAGGAGTCGGCTTGGTTCGCGACGAGCGCTTGCTGCAATTCCTCGGATCGCCTGAAAATAAAAAGGTCGTGGGCACGCTATTCATTGGCTATCCCGAGGCAGATACTCCTGAAACCAGTCGGGTAGCAGCGGAAGAAAAGACGACCTGGCTGTAA
- a CDS encoding NEW3 domain-containing protein — protein sequence MSKGKLAKLYTITTSAVLATSLIMPVAPETAHADRGGVDLWKAIKPLTTIASAMNTGAHPDDEHSSMLAYLSLGKGVDTSSVIANRGEGGQNEIGSELGNALGIIRTRELQEASKITNIHLENLSEKIDDPIFDFGFSKSPDETLQKWGEDVAYEKLIRRIRTLRPDIVIPAFLNEPSTHGHHRAINVITVRAFKDAADPNVFPQHAKEGLAPWQVKKLYLPAKEQDYSVKVPVGDYDEIYGASYVQLGEESRFMHKSQGMGRHYDEGPSFNYYKLDQAIVETKDKEADFFAGIAYSFDDLAKEVASQSGGEKVAGELKKLQKDAEEVITAYPSFASVAKEAHEMLADVEKATAVVEASLLPTDTKTDLRHRLTVKKSQLNKASAEALSLVTKVKPETMELVAGQTTKVTVTAYNGGQAKVGKINLALNVPKGWQAKPQSTTSFSSLGYNQTVKTTFDVTVPSNAALFQPYAVPAITADVSYSFAGSTANSHVTPADAIAVLPSFSMVLSPNATVLNTQKPEEPIPVKVTVKNYNPGAAKTTISLHVPKGWSVEPQAAPLAFEAKGETKSVAFTVKADASVQPDKYTVTAVASGSGTESRHGAQVIRYPHIGTTYFVQPATLAIQAFDLKVPEGLKVGYVSSGFDNIDQYLSQLGVDVTNLSAKDIETGDLNQYDTIVLGIRAYGFRPELIPSNARLLKYVENGGNLVVQYHKPEDKWKPELAPYPIKIGAPLIQWRVTDENSKVTVLEPDHALFHSPNKITEKDWDNWIQDRSAYNPSEWGKEYTELISNGDEGEKEFTGTYLTAKYGKGTYTYSSLVWYREIPSLVPGAIRLFVNMISPQQ from the coding sequence ACACCGGAGCACATCCGGACGATGAGCACAGTTCGATGCTCGCGTATTTGTCGCTTGGCAAAGGGGTGGACACATCGAGTGTCATTGCGAACCGTGGCGAGGGAGGACAGAACGAGATAGGCAGCGAGCTAGGTAATGCGCTGGGGATCATTCGTACCCGCGAATTGCAGGAAGCTTCCAAAATCACGAACATCCATCTGGAGAACCTCAGTGAAAAAATCGATGACCCTATTTTTGACTTCGGCTTTTCCAAAAGCCCGGATGAAACGCTGCAAAAATGGGGCGAGGATGTCGCATACGAAAAGCTCATCCGCCGTATCCGAACACTGAGACCCGATATCGTGATTCCCGCATTTTTGAACGAACCTTCGACTCACGGTCATCATCGCGCGATTAATGTCATTACGGTACGGGCATTCAAGGATGCCGCAGATCCAAACGTTTTTCCGCAGCATGCAAAGGAAGGCTTGGCTCCTTGGCAGGTGAAGAAGCTGTACCTGCCTGCAAAGGAACAAGATTACTCGGTCAAGGTGCCAGTTGGCGACTATGACGAAATTTATGGTGCCTCTTACGTCCAACTCGGCGAAGAATCCCGTTTTATGCACAAGAGCCAGGGCATGGGACGTCACTATGACGAAGGGCCAAGCTTTAATTATTACAAGCTCGATCAAGCCATCGTAGAGACAAAAGACAAAGAAGCAGACTTTTTTGCGGGAATTGCCTATTCATTTGACGATTTAGCCAAGGAAGTTGCCAGCCAGTCTGGTGGGGAAAAAGTGGCGGGTGAACTAAAAAAGTTGCAAAAGGATGCCGAAGAGGTCATTACTGCGTACCCAAGCTTTGCCTCAGTAGCCAAGGAAGCGCATGAGATGCTGGCGGATGTGGAAAAAGCGACGGCAGTAGTCGAAGCGTCCTTGCTGCCAACTGACACGAAAACAGACTTGCGCCATCGTTTGACCGTGAAAAAATCCCAGCTAAACAAAGCTAGTGCCGAAGCGCTCTCGCTCGTGACCAAGGTAAAGCCTGAGACAATGGAGCTAGTAGCAGGCCAAACGACAAAAGTAACGGTCACGGCTTACAACGGCGGCCAAGCAAAAGTCGGGAAGATCAATCTCGCACTGAATGTACCAAAAGGCTGGCAAGCCAAGCCGCAATCGACCACCAGCTTCTCATCGCTCGGCTACAATCAGACGGTAAAAACGACATTTGATGTCACGGTTCCGTCAAATGCTGCGCTATTCCAACCGTACGCCGTGCCAGCCATTACGGCAGATGTCAGCTACAGCTTTGCAGGCTCGACGGCGAATAGCCATGTGACACCAGCAGATGCCATTGCAGTTCTTCCATCTTTTTCTATGGTGCTGAGTCCAAATGCGACGGTTTTGAATACGCAGAAGCCAGAGGAGCCAATCCCGGTCAAGGTTACGGTGAAAAATTACAATCCAGGTGCAGCGAAAACAACCATCTCTCTACATGTGCCAAAAGGCTGGAGCGTGGAGCCACAAGCAGCACCGCTCGCCTTTGAGGCCAAGGGAGAAACGAAGTCCGTTGCCTTTACGGTCAAAGCAGACGCTTCGGTCCAACCGGATAAGTATACGGTGACAGCAGTAGCGTCTGGCAGTGGTACAGAGAGTCGACACGGAGCCCAAGTCATCCGTTACCCGCATATCGGCACGACTTATTTCGTCCAACCAGCGACTCTTGCCATCCAGGCATTTGACCTGAAGGTGCCGGAAGGCTTGAAGGTCGGTTACGTATCCAGTGGCTTTGACAATATCGATCAGTATTTGTCCCAATTGGGAGTCGATGTGACCAATCTGTCGGCAAAGGACATCGAGACTGGCGATCTGAATCAATACGATACGATCGTGCTGGGTATTCGCGCTTATGGTTTCCGACCGGAGTTGATTCCTTCGAATGCCCGCTTGCTCAAATACGTGGAAAACGGTGGGAATCTGGTCGTGCAATACCACAAGCCAGAGGATAAATGGAAGCCAGAGCTCGCTCCTTATCCGATCAAAATCGGAGCTCCGCTGATTCAATGGCGTGTCACAGATGAGAACTCCAAAGTGACAGTATTGGAGCCTGATCATGCTTTGTTCCATTCGCCAAATAAAATCACGGAAAAAGATTGGGACAACTGGATTCAGGATCGTTCCGCTTACAATCCATCCGAGTGGGGCAAGGAATACACAGAGCTCATCTCTAATGGAGACGAAGGCGAGAAGGAATTTACGGGTACGTACCTCACTGCCAAGTATGGAAAAGGAACGTATACCTATAGCTCGCTCGTGTGGTATCGCGAAATTCCGTCACTCGTACCGGGGGCGATCCGATTGTTTGTCAACATGATCAGCCCACAGCAGTAA
- a CDS encoding SEL1-like repeat protein has product MSHRVYVYNVSEPSQAQDNDTMMVEWGYEVPLLLQPLFIEGGSIAGNNYNNHTEPDNSGLYYDAQAGIENVKRFYDFLERQEGLIGNKEAFSEARNQLLSYLEKRTLPYFHIDAWDVFNMDDIPHDEQAETLRAIIAHNNEIMTKAMDNDDISLLNYSELLDVNPGFRSFAELLNYEDYQYGWGHIWRPYEEQPDVEIFEEAGLLGLKDAEGNVMLAPQFDAFYEFASEDLAVVARDGKYGYVHKSGRIVIPLEWEDAYDFEYGSAGAIVKRNDRYGLINLEGKTIFPTHYEELEPLDYQGFYTAKKDGKWGVLDEAGSVTIDFEHEEAFKCGDGFYHTAVKGRKNRKIFNEYWKYVGEFPLAVVERIDEGLILVKPHKDTNHSTLYKKDGTVGASGFDKLNRQTHSPNLLVLRKGKKYAAYGKQQESLLLPYEYDELIDLQVYTESGHGDQVLAKKDGKLGVFHGDADQPAWLFPLDDYENIFWLHQDAYALKKYGLWSIALSPEKRCSDFEFDLVVKKPLVEGFAYAFKDHDVYLVSEYGLSRADKTLVLEEVCDRYYSYYFDAEIRKRLLAYAKGEQSDGDSVDQYTPVETLYNLGMEAYEAGDYEKAILYDTLAAKKGYDPSMNNLAHMYYSLEGFEDADKAFYWYELGAAAGNHHAMNGLGCCYRHGIGTEPDADQAIYWMGKAAEYGHALAHNNLGATYYEGELVPQDLDKALWHYEQGEVLGSPVFDWLGYLHDSKGNYEKALHYYQQDYEAGSDFSAYNLGIFYSNGYGTAKNIDAAITYFHAALERDYPHAHIELARIYRNEAQYVDELLAKHHLEEAEKAGLDIPEELAQS; this is encoded by the coding sequence ATGTCACACAGAGTCTATGTATATAACGTCAGTGAGCCTTCTCAAGCACAAGACAACGATACGATGATGGTGGAATGGGGCTATGAGGTTCCCCTACTCTTGCAGCCGCTCTTCATAGAAGGTGGTTCAATCGCCGGAAATAATTACAACAACCATACCGAACCGGACAATTCCGGACTCTATTACGACGCACAGGCAGGCATCGAAAACGTGAAGCGATTCTACGATTTCCTGGAGAGACAGGAAGGTTTAATCGGTAACAAAGAAGCATTTTCGGAAGCGAGAAATCAGCTTCTGAGCTATCTGGAAAAACGAACGCTTCCGTATTTTCACATCGATGCCTGGGACGTGTTCAATATGGATGACATCCCTCATGACGAGCAGGCGGAAACCTTGCGCGCCATTATTGCCCATAACAACGAGATCATGACAAAGGCAATGGACAACGATGACATCTCACTGCTGAACTACTCCGAATTGTTGGATGTGAACCCGGGCTTCCGTTCTTTTGCCGAGCTGCTCAATTATGAGGACTACCAATACGGCTGGGGACACATCTGGCGGCCTTATGAAGAACAACCTGACGTGGAGATTTTTGAGGAAGCTGGCTTGCTTGGTCTCAAAGACGCAGAGGGAAACGTAATGCTCGCCCCTCAGTTCGATGCCTTTTACGAATTCGCTTCCGAAGATCTCGCCGTGGTTGCCCGAGATGGCAAATACGGCTATGTACATAAATCCGGGAGAATCGTCATTCCATTGGAGTGGGAGGATGCCTACGATTTTGAATACGGCTCTGCTGGTGCCATTGTCAAACGAAACGATCGATATGGTCTGATCAATCTGGAAGGGAAAACGATTTTCCCGACCCACTATGAAGAATTGGAACCGCTCGATTACCAAGGATTTTATACGGCAAAGAAAGACGGAAAGTGGGGCGTACTAGACGAAGCTGGTTCTGTAACGATAGATTTTGAGCATGAAGAAGCTTTCAAGTGCGGGGACGGCTTTTACCATACGGCGGTCAAAGGCAGGAAGAATCGGAAAATTTTTAACGAATATTGGAAATACGTCGGGGAATTTCCTCTGGCGGTGGTGGAACGGATCGATGAAGGGCTAATCCTTGTCAAACCACACAAGGATACAAATCATAGCACCTTGTACAAAAAAGACGGCACTGTCGGCGCATCCGGCTTCGATAAGCTGAATCGGCAAACCCATTCTCCGAATCTGCTCGTTCTGCGCAAGGGGAAAAAGTACGCCGCTTATGGCAAACAGCAGGAGAGCCTTTTGTTGCCGTACGAATACGATGAACTGATTGATTTGCAGGTTTATACGGAGTCTGGACATGGCGATCAGGTGCTGGCGAAAAAAGATGGAAAGCTAGGTGTTTTTCATGGAGATGCCGATCAACCAGCGTGGTTATTCCCTTTAGACGATTATGAGAACATTTTTTGGCTGCATCAGGATGCGTATGCTTTGAAGAAGTATGGATTATGGAGCATTGCCTTATCGCCGGAAAAGCGATGCAGTGATTTCGAATTCGATCTGGTGGTGAAAAAGCCACTGGTCGAGGGTTTTGCTTATGCCTTCAAGGATCACGACGTTTATTTAGTAAGCGAGTACGGCCTGTCGAGGGCAGATAAAACGCTCGTTCTGGAGGAAGTCTGCGATCGTTATTACAGCTATTATTTTGATGCCGAGATTCGCAAGCGACTGCTGGCCTATGCCAAAGGAGAGCAATCCGATGGTGACAGCGTAGATCAGTACACGCCGGTAGAAACGTTGTACAACCTGGGCATGGAAGCGTATGAAGCAGGTGACTATGAGAAAGCCATTCTGTACGATACGCTTGCGGCTAAAAAGGGCTATGACCCCTCCATGAACAACCTTGCCCATATGTATTACAGTCTGGAAGGCTTCGAGGATGCTGATAAAGCTTTTTACTGGTATGAATTAGGGGCTGCGGCAGGCAACCACCATGCTATGAATGGATTAGGCTGTTGCTATCGACACGGGATAGGCACGGAGCCTGATGCCGATCAGGCTATTTACTGGATGGGCAAGGCGGCAGAATACGGTCATGCTCTAGCTCACAACAATCTTGGCGCCACCTATTATGAGGGGGAGCTGGTGCCACAAGATTTGGACAAAGCCCTCTGGCATTATGAACAGGGAGAGGTATTAGGCTCTCCGGTTTTTGATTGGCTTGGCTATTTGCATGATTCAAAAGGGAATTACGAAAAGGCGCTGCATTATTATCAGCAGGATTACGAAGCAGGCAGCGATTTCAGTGCCTATAATTTGGGGATTTTCTACAGTAATGGGTATGGTACAGCCAAAAATATCGACGCCGCCATCACTTATTTTCATGCTGCTTTGGAAAGAGATTACCCGCATGCACATATCGAGCTGGCAAGAATTTACCGGAATGAAGCTCAATATGTGGACGAGCTTCTGGCGAAACATCACCTCGAAGAAGCAGAGAAGGCAGGGCTTGATATCCCTGAGGAGCTTGCACAATCGTAG